In the genome of Eggerthella sp. YY7918, one region contains:
- a CDS encoding FAD-dependent oxidoreductase, giving the protein MELDRRQFVMGASVAGISALAAGMVGCSSPSSKEKASGSTAPEREISETIDADIVVVGGGMSGLAAAVQAGCNKDKAVLIEIGECGGAGNGVEGIFGVNSPLQKEQGITLNKAEVLTDEVAATNYTVDGLMWKEMIDASGDNIAWLLEQGAELSGVVDGYLPGGRFHTFHWWKNGHAKDGYVQQMVDRASELGVDIRTHTAAESLIMEEGKVAGLYAKKSDDTYVQINTRAVILAAGGFIGNKELLAKQMNIVDGEMAEACLQVAETLHRMGSGMNMALEAGARNYPGTCIEGWYQPEGMPVGDASQTFSLMITDDVSFRQVFLLTGFGWGTTNIWVEENAQRFVDEGSSYTEIERTFTTRKFYKNHYQIFDRANIETTMADPSMLNAFETMVKDYPESIYQDDTIEGLAKKLSLDPVKLQETVEKYNSYCESGVDEDFGKSAEYLAPLTKPPFYGFRCEISGDATLGGICVDRNFRAVNDQKEPIDGLYMAGVDACMLYNCVYPIGVPGTACCNSINSGRKSANHAHEYIQSV; this is encoded by the coding sequence ATGGAACTTGATCGTCGTCAGTTTGTAATGGGAGCATCAGTGGCAGGGATTTCAGCTCTTGCCGCAGGAATGGTAGGCTGCTCCTCTCCGAGCTCAAAGGAAAAAGCGTCGGGCAGCACTGCACCCGAGCGTGAAATTTCCGAAACCATTGATGCGGACATTGTCGTTGTAGGAGGAGGCATGTCCGGTCTTGCAGCCGCAGTACAGGCAGGATGCAACAAAGACAAAGCGGTGTTGATTGAAATTGGCGAGTGCGGCGGAGCCGGTAATGGCGTAGAGGGTATTTTCGGCGTAAATTCACCCTTGCAAAAAGAGCAAGGTATCACGCTTAACAAAGCTGAGGTACTTACCGATGAAGTTGCTGCCACCAACTACACTGTCGATGGTCTTATGTGGAAAGAGATGATCGATGCTTCAGGGGACAACATCGCTTGGCTCCTTGAACAAGGCGCCGAATTGTCTGGTGTTGTGGATGGATACCTTCCGGGCGGACGCTTCCATACCTTCCATTGGTGGAAAAACGGCCACGCAAAAGACGGCTACGTCCAGCAAATGGTCGATCGAGCATCAGAGCTTGGCGTTGATATTCGCACGCATACAGCAGCGGAATCGCTCATTATGGAAGAGGGCAAAGTTGCTGGTCTTTATGCCAAAAAGAGCGACGATACCTATGTACAAATTAACACCCGTGCCGTCATATTGGCAGCCGGAGGTTTTATTGGCAACAAGGAACTTCTTGCTAAGCAGATGAACATCGTTGACGGCGAGATGGCAGAGGCCTGCCTTCAAGTAGCCGAAACGCTTCATCGTATGGGCAGCGGCATGAACATGGCTCTCGAGGCAGGAGCACGCAATTACCCCGGTACCTGCATAGAGGGGTGGTATCAGCCCGAAGGCATGCCGGTCGGTGATGCGTCTCAAACGTTTTCGCTTATGATCACCGACGACGTAAGTTTTCGCCAGGTTTTCCTTTTGACGGGGTTTGGATGGGGCACAACGAATATATGGGTGGAAGAAAATGCCCAACGTTTTGTGGACGAAGGCTCGTCGTATACGGAAATTGAACGAACGTTCACGACGCGTAAGTTTTATAAGAACCATTACCAAATTTTTGACCGTGCCAACATTGAAACCACTATGGCCGATCCCTCTATGTTAAATGCCTTTGAAACAATGGTGAAAGACTATCCTGAGTCCATCTATCAAGACGACACTATTGAAGGGCTTGCCAAAAAGCTTAGTTTAGACCCGGTCAAGCTTCAGGAGACCGTCGAAAAATACAACAGCTACTGCGAAAGTGGAGTCGACGAAGATTTTGGGAAATCCGCAGAGTATTTGGCTCCCCTTACAAAACCACCTTTCTATGGATTCCGTTGCGAAATCTCAGGCGACGCAACACTCGGCGGCATTTGCGTTGACAGAAATTTCCGCGCAGTTAACGATCAAAAAGAGCCTATTGATGGCCTTTATATGGCCGGCGTAGACGCATGCATGCTCTACAACTGCGTATATCCTATTGGTGTTCCGGGTACTGCTTGCTGCAATAGCATTAATAGCGGTCGGAAATCGGCAAATCATGCGCATGAATACATTCAAAGTGTATAG
- a CDS encoding helix-turn-helix transcriptional regulator → MKLGFSDITSIVRNYPFLLLSLFAFWIWQLSFFQGPSFVLAKPSVLPDYFPAIAPLLFTMGLTYLVSSLQWKCVSALYGKNEFNFGMMLALVFGTTLAAISPLEQIDSLIGQITCYLTGSILMGIGAALFNMQLAFGIARVPSRLIPYISVISIIGSSIALAAIMQIPKSIQTVILSVLPVIFILFFKQAQNKIAPKHFYGLGSTPFPKHPKRYYATAFMHGISMGMLFALLSIHPAGLPTFVLQPISFLLGAVLIALFVYKMRMDYNGLLYKVGIPLIAFGLLMSTLLPDAAFVGNAIYLAGYCFIYVIMVCLNIHFVVRLGFSPVYIVGFSTLFITLGEACGLATEVLCMAAPHQELVALLFGCGIAFALPVAALYCLDEKNMLSGWGSVKIDDSESGYSRKRAQRLVAAEYGLSARETEVFELVTRGNTRKGIARTLHLSEDTVKTYMRSLYAKLGVHSKQEVLDLLEDKTQE, encoded by the coding sequence ATGAAATTGGGGTTCAGCGACATAACGTCTATTGTGAGGAACTATCCGTTCCTGCTGTTGAGCCTGTTTGCTTTTTGGATCTGGCAGCTGTCTTTCTTCCAAGGGCCGTCATTTGTACTTGCGAAGCCATCAGTTCTCCCTGATTATTTTCCAGCAATAGCTCCGCTTCTTTTTACAATGGGGCTGACTTACCTTGTTTCTTCTTTGCAATGGAAATGCGTTTCAGCACTGTATGGGAAAAATGAGTTTAATTTTGGAATGATGCTTGCGCTTGTTTTTGGTACGACGCTTGCAGCAATATCGCCATTGGAGCAGATTGATTCTTTGATAGGGCAGATTACGTGTTATTTGACCGGATCAATTTTGATGGGCATTGGTGCTGCTCTGTTTAATATGCAGCTTGCGTTTGGTATTGCCCGCGTTCCTTCGCGTCTGATTCCCTATATCAGTGTTATCTCCATTATCGGCAGCTCAATTGCACTCGCTGCTATTATGCAAATTCCAAAATCAATTCAAACCGTTATTCTATCTGTGCTGCCTGTCATATTTATCCTTTTCTTTAAACAGGCTCAAAACAAGATTGCTCCAAAACATTTTTATGGATTGGGTTCTACGCCATTTCCAAAACACCCGAAACGCTACTATGCCACTGCTTTTATGCATGGGATTTCAATGGGAATGTTGTTCGCGCTGCTTTCCATTCATCCAGCTGGTTTGCCGACATTTGTTTTGCAGCCAATCAGTTTTTTGTTAGGCGCGGTACTCATCGCTCTTTTCGTATATAAGATGCGCATGGACTATAACGGCCTGTTGTATAAAGTCGGTATTCCACTTATTGCCTTTGGTTTATTGATGAGCACACTTCTTCCTGATGCCGCTTTTGTTGGCAATGCGATTTATCTGGCGGGGTATTGCTTTATCTATGTCATCATGGTGTGTCTCAATATACATTTTGTTGTCAGACTTGGCTTTTCGCCGGTATATATCGTTGGATTTTCAACGCTGTTTATCACTTTAGGTGAAGCATGCGGATTGGCGACTGAAGTACTATGTATGGCAGCGCCTCATCAAGAGTTAGTAGCTCTGCTTTTTGGTTGTGGCATTGCCTTCGCTCTTCCAGTAGCTGCGCTGTATTGCTTAGACGAGAAAAACATGTTGTCAGGATGGGGCTCGGTTAAAATTGACGACTCTGAGTCAGGCTATTCGCGAAAGAGAGCTCAGCGACTTGTAGCTGCTGAATATGGACTAAGCGCACGCGAAACCGAGGTGTTTGAACTTGTTACGCGCGGAAACACCCGCAAAGGTATAGCTCGTACTCTCCATCTTTCTGAGGATACTGTAAAAACGTATATGCGCAGCCTCTATGCGAAGCTAGGGGTACATTCCAAGCAGGAGGTTCTTGATCTGCTGGAAGACAAGACGCAGGAGTAG
- a CDS encoding type II toxin-antitoxin system VapC family toxin — protein sequence MNAAESFAEAVRQNHPVYDLFYATLARRNAATLVTADKRLIALCERMGINCVCEVEL from the coding sequence GTGAATGCTGCCGAATCCTTTGCTGAAGCTGTTCGTCAAAACCATCCTGTCTACGATCTGTTTTATGCCACGCTGGCGCGTCGCAATGCGGCAACGTTGGTCACCGCTGACAAAAGACTTATTGCTCTTTGCGAGCGCATGGGGATCAACTGCGTCTGCGAAGTGGAGCTATGA
- the yaaA gene encoding peroxide stress protein YaaA, whose product MLFIISPAKKMNVVDDAFGWRELPVFVDRAETLASAVRALSYDEAKMLWQCSDALAELNFERFRTMDLRAAGALTAAVLAYEGIQYQHIAPRVMTAEQLNYLQDHLRILSGFYGILRPLDGVVPYRLEMQAKLEVDGAQNLYEFWGDMLFQAFAAETDTIVNLASVEYAKAVVPHAEQAAKRGMGPRVVTCLFGIIDTRGRFVQRSTAAKAARGSMVRWCAEQSVQKVEDLKAFAVAGYSYDPSRSSENNLVFVTEA is encoded by the coding sequence ATGCTTTTTATTATCTCTCCGGCCAAAAAGATGAACGTTGTCGATGATGCTTTTGGATGGCGTGAACTTCCTGTATTTGTTGACCGTGCTGAAACGCTCGCTTCGGCAGTACGTGCACTTTCCTATGATGAAGCGAAGATGCTGTGGCAGTGCAGCGATGCTTTGGCTGAGCTTAATTTTGAGCGATTTCGCACCATGGACTTGCGGGCGGCTGGTGCACTGACAGCGGCGGTGCTTGCCTATGAGGGCATTCAATATCAGCATATAGCGCCGCGAGTTATGACAGCCGAACAGCTAAATTATCTGCAAGATCATCTGCGTATTTTGTCAGGATTCTACGGCATACTGCGACCGCTTGATGGCGTAGTACCCTATCGCCTTGAAATGCAGGCGAAGCTTGAGGTTGATGGTGCGCAGAACTTATACGAGTTTTGGGGCGATATGCTCTTTCAAGCGTTTGCTGCTGAAACTGACACTATCGTCAACCTTGCCTCCGTCGAGTACGCAAAGGCCGTTGTCCCGCACGCTGAGCAAGCAGCAAAGCGGGGGATGGGGCCGCGTGTAGTTACCTGTCTCTTCGGTATAATCGATACGCGTGGCCGCTTTGTGCAGCGCTCAACTGCTGCGAAAGCCGCCCGCGGTTCCATGGTTCGCTGGTGTGCCGAACAAAGCGTACAAAAAGTTGAAGACCTGAAGGCATTTGCTGTGGCCGGGTATTCTTATGATCCATCTCGTTCATCAGAGAACAACCTGGTATTTGTCACAGAAGCCTAA
- a CDS encoding ATP-binding protein, whose protein sequence is MELQDINLYRENDQLEAKAAQLNLPRSLWETYSSFANTSGGLILLGVEERGRQLHVIGVPNPDKLLEDFWNAVNNPKKVSSNILSERNVRILFLDDKAVIGITVPRADRHIRPVFIDNNPLTGTYRRNHSGDYRCSYETIRSMMRDAADESQDLRVVERLTISDLDHDTVRRYRNRYNQFNEDHVWSSLPDDEFLIRIGAACRVESDIVRPTVAGLLMFGEDWRIMPEMPQYFLDYREQGDPTLRWEDRITSQTGDWSGNVYDFYFRIYQKLAQALKVPFKLEGISRIDDTPAHKALREALVNCLTNADYHGRRGLVALRTPDRIELANPGGFRVDMKAALSGGVSDPRNATMAKIFSFVEIGERAGSGLPKILAGWKACGLPEPTITESFDPDRTVMILPLVETENRPKKPAEKTGRKNRPKKPAGKTGKITEAKEQQIVALLIEMGPLRRGEILEELGLGATRTKELLSGMVSKGLIVPEGSGRARVYRLPDDKG, encoded by the coding sequence ATGGAACTGCAAGACATCAATCTTTATCGTGAAAACGATCAGCTTGAAGCTAAGGCAGCTCAACTGAATTTGCCGAGAAGTTTATGGGAAACCTATTCGTCGTTTGCGAATACGTCCGGCGGTCTTATCTTGTTGGGAGTTGAAGAGCGCGGCCGGCAGCTCCATGTGATCGGCGTACCTAATCCTGATAAGTTACTCGAGGATTTTTGGAATGCTGTCAACAACCCTAAAAAAGTTAGTTCGAACATCCTTTCCGAACGAAATGTACGGATACTCTTTTTGGATGACAAAGCAGTGATAGGCATCACGGTACCGCGTGCCGATCGGCATATACGTCCCGTGTTTATCGACAACAACCCTTTGACGGGCACTTATAGGCGTAATCATAGCGGTGATTATCGATGTAGTTACGAGACTATCCGCTCGATGATGCGTGATGCGGCAGATGAATCGCAGGATCTTCGCGTGGTCGAGCGTCTGACAATTTCGGATTTGGATCATGACACCGTGCGTCGCTACCGCAATCGATACAACCAATTCAATGAAGATCACGTGTGGTCAAGTTTGCCGGATGACGAATTTCTTATTCGTATTGGAGCGGCCTGTCGGGTTGAGAGCGATATCGTTCGCCCAACCGTTGCGGGGTTGCTAATGTTTGGGGAAGACTGGCGCATTATGCCCGAGATGCCTCAGTACTTTCTTGACTATCGGGAACAGGGGGACCCGACATTGCGTTGGGAGGATCGTATTACTTCCCAGACGGGCGATTGGAGCGGTAACGTATACGACTTCTATTTTCGTATCTATCAAAAACTTGCCCAGGCGCTCAAGGTGCCTTTTAAGCTCGAAGGTATTTCTCGCATTGATGACACTCCGGCGCATAAGGCGCTACGCGAAGCGCTTGTGAATTGTCTGACAAATGCAGATTATCATGGACGTCGCGGATTGGTTGCTTTGCGTACGCCAGATCGCATTGAGCTTGCAAATCCTGGAGGATTTCGGGTGGATATGAAGGCGGCTTTGTCTGGGGGAGTATCAGACCCTCGCAATGCGACGATGGCGAAGATATTTTCGTTTGTTGAGATTGGGGAGCGTGCGGGCAGTGGTTTGCCTAAGATATTGGCCGGCTGGAAGGCATGTGGTTTGCCGGAGCCAACTATTACGGAGTCCTTTGATCCTGATCGAACGGTTATGATTTTGCCACTTGTTGAGACTGAAAACCGGCCGAAAAAACCGGCCGAAAAAACCGGCCGAAAAAACCGGCCGAAAAAACCGGCGGGAAAAACAGGAAAGATAACGGAAGCAAAAGAGCAACAGATTGTAGCCCTGCTTATTGAAATGGGACCTCTGAGGAGGGGGGAAATTTTAGAAGAGCTTGGTCTCGGAGCGACGAGAACGAAAGAGCTTCTTTCCGGCATGGTATCCAAGGGCCTGATTGTTCCCGAAGGTTCAGGCCGAGCGCGAGTATATCGTCTTCCTGATGACAAGGGCTAA
- a CDS encoding FAD-dependent oxidoreductase: MKNTIDRRHFIGGSAVALAAVGALGLAGCGPSSTQTTASGDKSENEQLVTHAWENPPEPIAAEDITETVECDVVIVGAGTAGVTAACSAAEAGAKTVLIEKSAEFSARGHDLGCVDSRIQKEAGIVFDKRSCVNTIPRSRAIKQISACSMYGSIIRVKLLTTMLTVF, from the coding sequence ATGAAGAATACCATTGATCGTAGGCATTTCATTGGAGGAAGCGCGGTTGCATTGGCTGCAGTAGGGGCTTTGGGTCTTGCCGGTTGCGGACCGTCTTCGACTCAGACGACTGCATCGGGCGATAAATCCGAGAACGAACAGCTGGTTACTCATGCATGGGAAAATCCACCTGAGCCTATTGCGGCAGAGGATATTACAGAAACCGTTGAGTGTGATGTAGTGATCGTGGGTGCGGGTACGGCGGGTGTGACTGCGGCATGCTCGGCTGCGGAAGCGGGTGCCAAGACGGTGCTCATCGAAAAAAGTGCTGAGTTCAGCGCGCGAGGACACGATTTGGGTTGCGTCGACTCGCGCATTCAAAAAGAAGCGGGTATTGTGTTCGATAAGCGCTCATGCGTGAATACTATACCCAGATCACGTGCAATAAAACAGATATCGGCCTGTTCAATGTATGGCTCAATCATTCGGGTGAAGTTGTTGACTACTATGTTGACCGTTTTCTAG